The genome window ACCCAAGATCGAACCCACTGATCTCCTCACGGCGGATCGGCCCATCTACTACCTGACGGAATCCCTGGCCGAGCTGGCCGCCGCATTGCATGCGTCCACCGTGCTCATCGACCTTCGCGCCGGCGGCAGCGAACTGTCGGCTCCCATCCTGCTCGACCCCCGGGTACAGCGGGTCTTCGTCACCACGGTCAGCGAGCAGTCATTGCACGGCACGGAGCGGCTCATCCGGGAACTCGGGCGACGTGCCCCGTCACGGAAGGGCGATCCGGCGAGCGCGATCATCATCACCCAGTTCCGGGAGCAGGCCGACCGATCGCTGGTGATCGAAGCGGCGGCCCGGTTGCGGGACGCGATCGCCACCACCCTGCAGCCGGAGCCGAATGAGGGCGAGGACATGACGGTCGACAACGACGTGGTGGTGGAGCCCACGCTGAGCGCGTTCCAGGATCACCTCCTTGCTCTCCCCGCCAACTGGGACGCGGTGATCGCACTCGCCCGACGCCAGCAGCTTCCGCAGCTCTTGGAGACGCTGGCAGAGGACCTCGCCTCCCCTCCGGCGGCGGCCGAGAGCGCGGATGAGTCGTTCCAGCAGAAGAGCTCCGAGGACGAACTGGCGCAAAGGCGCGAGCGACTGGAAACGTTCGCGAGGCGGCTGGCCTACGCCGAGACCGCCGACAGCACTGGCTTCCTTCCGACCGAGTCGCTGCGGAACCTGCTCACCTCGCATCGCACCGAGCCGCCGCTCTGCGTGGTGGTGGGCGCGAAGGGGTCCGGGAAGACGTTCACGCAGGTCCAGATGTGTTTCCGGGAGACCTGGCAAGGCTACGCCGAAGCTGTGGGCGTGGACAACGTGACGTTGGACGCCCGGCTCGCCCCGGTCTTCGTCTCCCGGCATCTGCAGGACCGCACCTCCGAACGGATCAGAGAGGTGCAGAAGCTCGCTTGCGCATCCCCCGGCGCCGAACCGGCGAGCCAGCTCGAGCTCCGTGACCTCATCGACACATCGCTGCGGTCCCCACTGTCCGACCTCGAGTGGCGGCGCGTGTGGCTGACCTGCATGGCCCGGGCGGTGGGCATCGAGGCGTCACCCGAGGACGTCGAGGAGAGGCTGGTCGACTTCTCGCGCACCTCGACGAGGATATTCCTCATCGATGGCCTCGAGGATCTGCTCCAGGAATTCGTCCGGAACGACGCGCAACGGCAGGCGCTCCGGGTTCTCCTCGTCGACTGTCTCGAATGGCTCCGTAGCCTCCGCGGCCGTCCGCTCGGCCTCATCATTTTCATCCGGCGCGACCTCGTGCAGGCCGCGATCAAGCAGAACAGCGCCCAATTCCTCGCGCGTTATCGCGACTACGAGCTCAAATGGAATCCGGCAGAGGCCCTGCGGCTTACGCTGTGGGTGACTCAGCAGGCCAAGGCACTTTCACAGGTGGCGTCCAAGGCGATTCGGCAGGCGAGAGACGAGGACCTGAGCCGCCTGCTCATCCCGGTCTGGGGCGAGAAGATGGGATCGCCGCGCTCGCGAGAAGCGCGGTCCGACAGGTGGTTCCTGGCGGCGTTGTCCGACTTCAACGGCCAGATTCAGGCACGAGATATCGTGACGTTCCTGGCCGAATCGGCGGCAGGCTCGGTCTCCGACACGCGCTACACGGACCGGCTGCTCATCCCCAGCGCCATGCGGAACGCACTGGTGACGTGTAGCAAGGAAAAGATCAGAGCCATCAGCGAGGAGAGCCCACAGGTGGGCGAGCTACTCAAACGCCTTGACGCGCTAGAGGCGGACAAGAAGCGCATTCCGTTCAGCCCGAATTCCGTGGGGCTGTCGAGTGAGGAGCTCGAAATTCTCGCATCCAACGGCGTCGTCTTCCGCGAAGAAGACCAGTATTGGATTCCGGAGATATTCCGCCACGGCCTCGCCTTCAAGGTGGTCGGCCGGCCCAAGATTCTCGCGATCGCGAACCAGGTTCGGCAGCGCAACTTCGACTGACCATCGAGCGACCCGTCGGAGGCAGCGCACGGTGGTCAGGTAGCCCTTGCCGGCCGCTGCCGCGCCGCCGGTCCGCGAATTTGGGCACTAGCCAGGCCTTCGCGTGCGATAGTTCTCATTCGCGCAGTAGCGATGCCGTGACCTCGCCCGCCTCGAGCCCGTCCGGGCCCGCCGAGCGGCCGACGATGGGCACCGGGCGCACCGGCGCACCTCGCCGGAGTTCGGGGCGGACCGCCGGGCGAGCCGTGCCCGCCGGGATCGGGCCGGACCATCGCCGGTCGGTACCGGCCCGGTCGCCGATGGCTGGGATCGCCGGGCATACCGGCGGGGCGGGCCCGCCGATCAGGACCGGGGTCCCTGGCACGGTCGGGACGCTGGCCCACTTCACGGCCGGCGCCGAGGCCGGGGCGGTCAGGTGACCGCGCGGTAGCGGGAGCGCAGCCGTACCAGCGGCGCGCGGGTGGCGTCCACGTAGTCGACCCCGAGCACCTCGCCGATGAAGAGCGTGTGGTCCCCGGCCGGGACGACCTGCACGCTCTCGGCCTCGAGCGCCGCCACCCCGCCCTCGACGATGAGCGCGCCGCTGTGCGCGCCGCGGTGGTGCGCCACGCCGGCGAGGAGCAGCCGCGCGCTCGGCCGGCCCGGGGTGGCGAACCGGGAGGCGATGGCCTGCTGGCCGTCGGCGAGCAGGCTCGCCGCCCAGCGGTCCCGGCGGAGCAGCACCTCGGTGACGTAGCTCTGCGAGGCGATGCTCACCAGCACCAGGGGCGGCTCCAGGGAGACCGACATCAGCGACGAGACCGTGGTCCCGATGTCGTCTCGCTCCTCCTGGACCGTGATCACCGCCACCCCGGCGGCGAGCTGCGCCATGGCCTCCCGGAACGGGCCTTCCAGTGACGTCACTCCGCCCTCCGTTCCCTCGGACTCCGGCGATCCACGCTAAAGCCTCGTGCCGGAGCCCGCGGCACCCCACCGCCCGCACACGCGGCCGCCGGGGCGGGCGGCGCGGTCAGCCCACGTACGGGTAGGCGCGCTTGAGCTCCTGACGGGCCACCGAGCGGAGGTGGACGGCGTCCGGGCCGTCGGCGATCCGCAGGCAGCGGGCCCAGGCGTAGAAGTACGGGAGCACGGTGTCCTCGGTCACCCCCATGCCGCCGAACACCTGGATCGCCCGGTCGATCACCTGGGTCGCCATGTTCGGCGCGGCGACCTTGATCGCGGCGATCTCGGTCCGGGCGCCCTTGGCGCCGTACCGGTCGATGAGCCACGCGGTCTTGTAGACGAGCAGCCGGACCTGGTCGATCTCGATGCGCGACCGGGCGATCGCCTCCTGGACGCTGCTGAAGGACGACAGGTGCTCGCCGAACGCCACCCGGGACTTCGCCCGGTCCACCATCAGCGCCAGCGCCCGCTCCGCCATGCCGATCAGCCGCATCGCGTGGTGGATCCGGCCGGGGCCGAGCCGCGACTGGGCGATCATGAAACCGTCGCCCTCGTTGCCGAGGAGGTTGGCCGCGGGCACGCGCACGTTCTGGAAGAGGATCTCCGCGTGGCCGTGCTGGTCGTGGTAGCCGAAGATCGGCAGGTCGCGCACGATCGTCACCCCGGGCGTGTCCCGGGGCACGAGGATCATGGACTGCTGCCGGTGCGGCTCGGCGCCGGGGTCGGTCTTGCCCATCACGATGAAGACCCGGCAGCGCTCGTCGAGGGCGCCGCTCGTCCACCACTTGCGGCCGTTGATCACGTACTCGTCGCCGTCGCGGACGATCTGCGCCGTGATGTTGGTGGCGTCCGACGACGCCACGTCCGGCTCGGTCATCGCGAACGCCGAGCGGATCTCCCCGGCGAGCAGCGGCTCCAGCCACCGCTTCTTCTGCTCCTCGGTGCCGAAGCGGTAGAGGATCTCCATGTTCCCGGTGTCCGGCGCCTGGCAGTTGATCGCCTCGGGCGCGATCACCGGTGACCACCCGGAGATCTCGGCGATCGGGGCATAGTCGAGGTTCGACAGGCCCGAGATCTCGGGCAGGAAGAGGTTCCACAGCCCGCGCCGCTGCGCCGAGCGCTTCAGCCGCTCGACCACCGGCGGCAGGGCGTGCGGGTCGTGCTCCGCCCGCCACCGGTGGTACTCGGGCTCGGCCGGGAACACCTCCTCCCGCATGAAGTCCCACATCCGGGCGCACAGCTCCTCGGCCTTGGCCGACAGCGCGAAGTCCATCCGGTCCCCCTCTCTCATCCGCTTCGATCGAGCCGGTGGAGGCCTGGCGGGCGTGACGGCCCCGCCGCCATGATCGGGCCATGCCCGGCGCCGGTCACCCGGCCCGGCGCCGGGGTGCCCGGCACCGTGCGACCGCACGGCGATGGGCGGCCCACCACCGTGCGGTCGCACCGGTTCCCGGCGGCCCGCGCCGGGGCCGCCTGCAGTCACCGGCCGCCGCGGGCGGTCCGGTGCCCAAGGTCGTCACGCTCACCTGTTCCGGAGTTCGCGCCGCAGGATCTTGCCCGTGGGCGTCTTCGGCAGCTCGTCGAGGAACTCGATCATCCGCGGGTACTTGTACGCCGCCATCCGGGCCCGGCAGAACTCGATCAGCTCCTCCTCGGTCGCCTGCGCGCCCGGCTTCAACGACACGAAGGCCTTGACCGTCTCGCCGCGGTACTCGTCGGGGACCCCGACCACGGCGGCCTCGCGGACCGCCGGGTGCTCGTAGAGCACGTCCTCGACCTCCCGCGGCCAGACCTTGTACCCGGCCGCGTTGATCATGTCCTTCTTCCGGTCGACGAGGTAGAACCAGCCGTCCTCGTCCATGAACCCGACGTCGCCGGTGCGCAGCTCACCGCCGGGCAGGCTCTCGGCGGTCGCCTCCGGCTTGTTCCAGTAGCCGGGGATCACCTGCGGGCCGGAGGTGACGATCTCGCCGACCTCGCCGGGCGGGAGCTCGCGGCCGTCGTCGCCGACGATCCGCACCACGGTGTTGAACACCGGCACGCCGACGGAGAGCGCGCCGGTGTTCGGGTCGACGGGCGCGCGCCGGCCGAGCGGCACGGCGTGCGACGGCGAGTTGGTCTCGGTCAGCCCGTAGATGTTGTGGATGTAGATGCCGGTCTTCTCCAGGAACGCCTCGGTGACCGCCGGCGGGATCGGCGCCCCGCCCGAGTAGATCATCCGGAACGAGGACCAGTCCTCCTTGGTCACGCCGGGGAGCTGGGAGAGGCTGATGAACACGGTGATCGAGCCGACGGTGAAGGTGGGCCGGTGCTCCCGGATCGCGTCCATCACCACGTTCGGCTCGAACCGGTGCGCGATGATCAGCGGGCAGCCGAGGAGCAGCGCTATCCCGACGTGGCCGACCAGCCCGGTGATGTGGAACAGCGGCGCCACCCCGAGCACGCTGTCCTGCGGGGTGAGGCCCATCCAGTCCCGGTAGGTCTGGCTGTTGAACGCCATGGTGCGGTGGGTGTTCATCGCCCCCTTGGGCACGCCCGTGGTGCCCGAGGTGTAGGTGAGCACCGCGACGTCGTCGCCGCTGGGCCGGACCGGCTCCGGCCGGCGGCCCCGGTACCGG of Thermobispora bispora DSM 43833 contains these proteins:
- a CDS encoding KGGVGR-motif variant AAA ATPase, translated to MMPDVTDSVPEHIYTWVDVDAHLEKLALYKRWPEWLHECDAFWDGLEVTVAPAVSAEEVLRWLGERFGVGSIVRDEGPPALRLDDIPGRPSRRLLPITINHREPEAHRREPRWRERRIVRSLGEPLPPPESHLPHGVRIAAFHSYKGGVGRTLHAIALADAVARKGGRVLLIDADLEAPGITWMLAGHGKRVDFSYEDFLALLHASADGRPDEAVSLGAAYLPNQAFDNVIVMPTRRSLADIAPPKIEPTDLLTADRPIYYLTESLAELAAALHASTVLIDLRAGGSELSAPILLDPRVQRVFVTTVSEQSLHGTERLIRELGRRAPSRKGDPASAIIITQFREQADRSLVIEAAARLRDAIATTLQPEPNEGEDMTVDNDVVVEPTLSAFQDHLLALPANWDAVIALARRQQLPQLLETLAEDLASPPAAAESADESFQQKSSEDELAQRRERLETFARRLAYAETADSTGFLPTESLRNLLTSHRTEPPLCVVVGAKGSGKTFTQVQMCFRETWQGYAEAVGVDNVTLDARLAPVFVSRHLQDRTSERIREVQKLACASPGAEPASQLELRDLIDTSLRSPLSDLEWRRVWLTCMARAVGIEASPEDVEERLVDFSRTSTRIFLIDGLEDLLQEFVRNDAQRQALRVLLVDCLEWLRSLRGRPLGLIIFIRRDLVQAAIKQNSAQFLARYRDYELKWNPAEALRLTLWVTQQAKALSQVASKAIRQARDEDLSRLLIPVWGEKMGSPRSREARSDRWFLAALSDFNGQIQARDIVTFLAESAAGSVSDTRYTDRLLIPSAMRNALVTCSKEKIRAISEESPQVGELLKRLDALEADKKRIPFSPNSVGLSSEELEILASNGVVFREEDQYWIPEIFRHGLAFKVVGRPKILAIANQVRQRNFD
- a CDS encoding flavin reductase family protein; its protein translation is MTSLEGPFREAMAQLAAGVAVITVQEERDDIGTTVSSLMSVSLEPPLVLVSIASQSYVTEVLLRRDRWAASLLADGQQAIASRFATPGRPSARLLLAGVAHHRGAHSGALIVEGGVAALEAESVQVVPAGDHTLFIGEVLGVDYVDATRAPLVRLRSRYRAVT
- a CDS encoding acyl-CoA dehydrogenase family protein, whose translation is MDFALSAKAEELCARMWDFMREEVFPAEPEYHRWRAEHDPHALPPVVERLKRSAQRRGLWNLFLPEISGLSNLDYAPIAEISGWSPVIAPEAINCQAPDTGNMEILYRFGTEEQKKRWLEPLLAGEIRSAFAMTEPDVASSDATNITAQIVRDGDEYVINGRKWWTSGALDERCRVFIVMGKTDPGAEPHRQQSMILVPRDTPGVTIVRDLPIFGYHDQHGHAEILFQNVRVPAANLLGNEGDGFMIAQSRLGPGRIHHAMRLIGMAERALALMVDRAKSRVAFGEHLSSFSSVQEAIARSRIEIDQVRLLVYKTAWLIDRYGAKGARTEIAAIKVAAPNMATQVIDRAIQVFGGMGVTEDTVLPYFYAWARCLRIADGPDAVHLRSVARQELKRAYPYVG
- a CDS encoding class I adenylate-forming enzyme family protein, whose translation is MSVYAQRPWLKLYSAGVPADIAPEFDTMLDLFRASVRRAPESIAIKYFDGALTLAELDERSDALAAALAERGFGRGDRLAVYTQNNPAFVIALLAAWKLGGAAVAVNPMNKHRELAYLLADSGAKALVCLEELYAAVARDVIASGETAVETVVTCSPLDGQTRDDPRLFASTVRARHEGTLDLEELIARYRGRRPEPVRPSGDDVAVLTYTSGTTGVPKGAMNTHRTMAFNSQTYRDWMGLTPQDSVLGVAPLFHITGLVGHVGIALLLGCPLIIAHRFEPNVVMDAIREHRPTFTVGSITVFISLSQLPGVTKEDWSSFRMIYSGGAPIPPAVTEAFLEKTGIYIHNIYGLTETNSPSHAVPLGRRAPVDPNTGALSVGVPVFNTVVRIVGDDGRELPPGEVGEIVTSGPQVIPGYWNKPEATAESLPGGELRTGDVGFMDEDGWFYLVDRKKDMINAAGYKVWPREVEDVLYEHPAVREAAVVGVPDEYRGETVKAFVSLKPGAQATEEELIEFCRARMAAYKYPRMIEFLDELPKTPTGKILRRELRNR